The Nostoc cf. commune SO-36 genomic sequence TGAGAATCTTGTCATCAATATCGGTAAAATTTTGGATATATCGGACTTCATAACCGATAAACTGGAGGTATCGGCGTACTACGTCCCAAACGATGCAAGCTCTGGCATGACCCAAATGGCAGTAGTCGTACACCGTCACCCCGCAGTAATACATCTTAACCTTGCCTGCAACGAGAGTTTCAAACGGTTCTTGACGACGGGTGAGGGTATTGTAAAGGGTTAGGGTCATAACAGAGTAATGCGGAAATAAGGAGATACGTAATAATAGGGTAAAGCAGCTGGAATGACAGTCCAGCATCCCTATGCTAGTACGTCACGGTGGAAATCAACATACTATTGGACAAAATCTCGAAAGCCCAAAAATCAAGGGTTTTTGACTTTTAACTTTTAACTTCCGCCTTGCGGCGCTAGTGTTTTCTGGACTATCTGCGCTACATTACTATTTTTTGACTATTTGATAACAGCGCTATGCAATCAGCAGTTACACCCGAATCTTCGGCAATGGATACACCCAAACAAGGAATGCCAGTAACAATTATTACAGGTTTCCTCGGTAGTGGCAAGACGACTTTACTTAATCATATCCTCAACAACCAACAGGGGTTAAAAACCGCTGTTCTCGTCAATGAATTTGGTGAAATTGGCATCGACAACGAGCTAATTGTTTCCACTGGTGAGAACATGGTGGAACTAAACAATGGTTGTATCTGCTGCACTATTAATAATGATTTAGTGGATGCAGTTTACAAAGTTTTAGAACGCCAAGAAAATCTAAATTATTTAGTAGTGGAAACAACTGGATTAGCAGATCCGCTACCAGTAGCTTTAACATTTTTGGGCACAGAATTGCGGGATTTAACCCGCTTAGATTCGATTATTACTGTGGTAGATGCGGCCAATTACAGCCTAGATTTATTTAATTCGGAGGCAGCATACAGCCAGATTGCTTATGGTGATGTAATTGTGCTGAATAAAGCTGATTTGGTTGATGAAGCCACTTTAAACGAGTTAGAAGGAAAAATTAACGAAGTTAAGGAAGGAGCAAGAATTATTCGCGCTACGCGATCGCAAGTGCCACTTCCGTTGATTCTCAGTGTTGGTCTGTTTGAGTCTGATAAATATTTTGACACAGTGATTGATGAACATGACCATCATGATCATGAACACGATCATCACGACCACGATGATCACGATCACTCAAAATGCGGTCACGATCATCACGAACATGACCATGAGCATCACGACCATCACCATCATTCTGACCATTTAGAAAATGATGGTTTTACTTCCATCTCTTTCCAAAGTGACAAGCCTTTTTCTATTAGGAAGTTTCAGTATTTCTTAGATAACCAACTACCCTCAAATATCTTCCGAGCAAAGGGGATTATGTGGTTTGATGAAAGTCCGAAGCGTCATATTTTCCACCTTTGCGGTAAACGCTTTACGTTGGATGATGATGAATGGCAAGGTCAACTGAAAAATCAACTAGTGCTGATTGGTCAAAATTTAGATCGTGAGGCTTTAATTTCTCAACTTGAAAACTGCATTTGTCTACCTTCAAAATCTCGCGGTAAAGGCTTTGGCAAATAAAAGTTAGAAGTTAGAGACGCGATTAATCGCGTCTGTACAAAAGTTAGGAGTTAGGAGTTTAATATTCGTACTCGTTCCCAGGTTCCACCTGGGAATGCATTTTTAATGGCTCCGCCATCGATTTTGAGCAATAAAAATGAGAGAATAGCGTAGGCGTAGCCCGTTGTAGACATCGCTTTCTCACTCACCTGGATTACCAGTTTCTTCACTTGCCAACTGCTGTACCTGTTCCAGAGATAACCCTGTCACTCTTGCCACTATTTCTACTGAGATTCCCTCTTTGAGCGAATTTATTGCTACACGCCGCACTTCTTCAGCACGACCTTCAGCACGACCTTCAGCTAAACCTTCAGCTAAACCTTCAGCAAGGATAGCTTGATAAGTTACCGATTCCTGCATAAGTTCCCTCCGCAGCAATTGT encodes the following:
- a CDS encoding CobW family GTP-binding protein; amino-acid sequence: MQSAVTPESSAMDTPKQGMPVTIITGFLGSGKTTLLNHILNNQQGLKTAVLVNEFGEIGIDNELIVSTGENMVELNNGCICCTINNDLVDAVYKVLERQENLNYLVVETTGLADPLPVALTFLGTELRDLTRLDSIITVVDAANYSLDLFNSEAAYSQIAYGDVIVLNKADLVDEATLNELEGKINEVKEGARIIRATRSQVPLPLILSVGLFESDKYFDTVIDEHDHHDHEHDHHDHDDHDHSKCGHDHHEHDHEHHDHHHHSDHLENDGFTSISFQSDKPFSIRKFQYFLDNQLPSNIFRAKGIMWFDESPKRHIFHLCGKRFTLDDDEWQGQLKNQLVLIGQNLDREALISQLENCICLPSKSRGKGFGK